The following proteins are co-located in the Vigna angularis cultivar LongXiaoDou No.4 chromosome 2, ASM1680809v1, whole genome shotgun sequence genome:
- the LOC108327244 gene encoding uncharacterized protein LOC108327244 encodes MDQLNNPSSPFYLHLGENPSISLISQVLNESNYTSWSRNMRKALLSKNKLKFIDGGIKKPQRDDPLFDSWEKSNMMVLSWIIKTLSSQIAENVIYVEDAQELWEELRERFSKRDYFKFSDLLQEIHSIKQGERSVSQYFTDMKILWEELEFLRPIPCCSCKIPCSCDLSKVSHKYKKMEHVICFLKGLNECYNTVRTQILLMEPVPSFNRVFSLIIQQERQEKDDFGLTNQNDIKVLASTSENRVNGGITRIGRAMDVDFPLGIKEEEETPTMGSSVCHKMNHTVDECYSNHGYPSWYKKNDNNTQNDMGQNVWGSSNACSATTVT; translated from the coding sequence ATGGATCAACTCAATAATCCTTCCAGCCCCTTTTATCTTCACCTAGGAGAAAACCCAAGCATCTCCCTCATTTCTCAGGTTCTTAATGAGTCCAATTACACTTCTTGGAGCAGAAATATGAGAAAGGCTCTTCTTTCCAAAAACAAGTTGAAGTTTATAGACGGAGGAATCAAGAAACCTCAAAGAGATGATCCCCTTTTTGATTCTTGGGAGAAGAGCAATATGATGGTGTTGTCTTGGATCATAAAAACTCTTTCATCTCAGATAGCAGAAAATGTCATATATGTTGAAGATGCTCAAGAACTATGGGAAGAATTGAGAGAAAGGTTTTCCAAGAgagattattttaaattttctgacTTGCTTCAAGAAATTCATTCTATTAAGCAGGGTGAAAGGAGTGTGAGCCAGTATTTTACtgatatgaaaattttgtgGGAGGAATTGGAATTTCTTAGACCCATCCCGTGCTGTAGCTGCAAGATCCCTTGCAGCTGTGATTTATCCAAGGTCTCacacaaatataagaaaatggaACATGTTATCTGCTTCTTAAAAGGCTTAAATGAATGCTATAATACTGTGAGAACACAGATATTATTAATGGAACCTGTACCTAGCTTTAACCGTGTGTTTTCTCTCATTATTCAGCAAGAAAGACAGGAGAAAGATGACTTCGGTCTCACCAATCAAAATGACATCAAGGTTCTTGCAAGCACTAGTGAAAACAGAGTCAATGGAGGAATAACCAGAATTGGAAGAGCCATGGATGTGGATTTTCCCCTCGGAatcaaggaagaggaagaaaccCCAACTATGGGAAGCAGTGTTTGCCACAAAATGAATCACACTGTTGATGAATGCTATTCTAATCATGGATATCCATCATGGTACAAGAAGAACGATAATAATACTCAAAATGATATGGGACAGAATGTATGGGGTTCTTCAAATGCTTGCTCTGCCACCACTGTGACATAA
- the LOC108329216 gene encoding homeobox-leucine zipper protein ANTHOCYANINLESS 2, whose translation MSFGGFLEVKQSGGGGRIVSDIPYSNGSNHSNDIMPSGAISQPRLASPTLAKSMFNSPGLSLALQSDVDGQGDMNRLMPENFEQNGLRRSREEEHESRSGSDNMDGASGDDFDAADNPPRKKRYHRHTPQQIQELEALFKECPHPDEKQRLELSRRLNLETRQVKFWFQNRRTQMKTQLERHENSLLRQENDKLRAENMSMREAMRNPMCSNCGGPAMIGEISLEEQHLRIENARLKDELDRVCALAGKFLGRPISSLTSSIGPPLPNSSLELGVGSNGFGGLSTVPATLPDFGVGISSPLAMMSPSTRPTATSTVVTAGLDRSVERSIVLELALAAMDELVKMAQTGEPLWIRSLEGGREILNYEEYTRTMTPCIGLRPNGFVTEASRQTGMVIINSLALVETLMDSNRWSEMFPCMIARTSTAEVISNGINGTRNGALQLMHAELQVLSPLVPVREVNFLRFCKQHAEGLWAVVDVSIDTIRETSGAPTFVNCRRLPSGCVVQDMPNGYSKVTWVEHAEYDESQVHQLYRPLLSSGTGFGAQRWVATLQRQCECLAILMSSAVPSREHSAISSGGRRSMLKLAQRMTNNFCAGVCASTVHKWNKLNAGNVGEDVRVMTRKSVDDPGEPPGIVLSAATSVWLPVSPQRLFDFLRDERLRSEWDILSNGGPMQEMAHIAKGQDHANCVSLLRASAMNANQSSMLILQETCTDASGSLVVYAPVDIPAMHVVMNGGDSAYVALLPSGFAIVPDGSAAGGEQHGGASQKRTGGCLLTVAFQILVNSLPTAKLTVESVETVNNLISCTVQKIKAALHSES comes from the exons ATGAGTTTTGGGGGGTTTCTTGAGGTCAAACAAAGTGGTGGAGGGGGTAGGATCGTATCAGATATTCCTTACAGCAACGGTTCCAACCACAGCAACGATATAATGCCCTCTGGTGCAATCTCGCAGCCTCGTTTAGCCAGTCCTACGTTGGCCAAATCCATGTTTAACTCTCCTGGCCTTTCTCTTGCGCTT CAAAGTGATGTCGACGGACAAGGGGATATGAACAGATTAATGCCCGAGAATTTTGAGCAAAATGGGTTGAGAAGGAGCCGGGAAGAGGAGCATGAAAGCAGATCTGGCAGTGATAACATGGATGGAGCTTCTGGTGATGATTTTGATGCCGCCGACAACCCACCAAGAAAAAAACGTTATCACCGACACACTCCTCAGCAAATTCAAGAGCTTGAAGC GCTTTTCAAGGAGTGTCCTCACCCGGATGAGAAGCAAAGGCTTGAACTCAGCAGAAGGCTGAATTTGGAAACGAGGCAAGTAAAGTTTTGGTTCCAAAATCGAAGAACACAAATGAAG ACACAATTGGAACGGCACGAGAACTCGCTGCTAAGGCAAGAGAATGACAAGCTTAGAGCGGAGAACATGTCTATGAGGGAGGCTATGAGAAATCCTATGTGCTCAAACTGTGGTGGTCCTGCAATGATTGGTGAGATTTCACTTGAAGAACAGCATCTCAGGATCGAGAATGCTAGGTTGAAGGATGAATTAGACCGTGTTTGTGCACTCGCTGGCAAGTTTTTGGGTCGCCCCATTTCTTCTTTAACAAGCTCAATTGGGCCTCCATTGCCAAACTCAAGCTTGGAGCTTGGGGTTGGGAGCAATGGTTTTGGAGGTTTGAGCACTGTGCCTGCAACATTGCCTGATTTTGGGGTGGGGATATCAAGCCCCTTAGCTATGATGTCACCTTCAACTAGACCAACTGCAACATCAACTGTGGTGACTGCTGGGCTTGACAGGTCAGTGGAGAGGTCTATTGTTTTGGAACTTGCTTTGGCTGCAATGGATGAGCTGGTGAAGATGGCTCAGACCGGGGAGCCTCTTTGGATCAGGAGTTTGGAAGGGGGAAGAGAAATTCTCAACTATGAGGAGTACACAAGGACAATGACACCTTGCATTGGTTTGAGACCCAATGGTTTTGTCACCGAGGCCTCTAGACAAACTGGCATGGTCATCATAAACAGCTTGGCTCTTGTTGAAACATTAATGGACTCA AATCGATGGTCAGAGATGTTCCCTTGTATGATTGCTAGAACCTCAACCGCTGAAGTTATATCTAATGGAATAAATGGAACTAGGAATGGTGCCCTTCAGCTT ATGCATGCTGAACTTCAAGTCCTTTCGCCCTTGGTTCCTGTTCGTGAGGTCAATTTTCTACGCTTTTGCAAGCAGCACGCAGAGGGCTTGTGGGCAGTGGTGGATGTGTCCATAGACACCATCCGAGAAACTTCTGGTGCACCCACTTTTGTGAACTGTAGGAGGCTTCCTTCTGGTTGCGTAGTGCAAGATATGCCAAATGGTTACTCTAAG GTGACATGGGTGGAACATGCAGAATACGACGAAAGCCAAGTTCACCAGCTGTACCGACCCTTGTTGAGCTCAGGCACGGGGTTTGGTGCACAACGTTGGGTTGCCACCCTTCAACGCCAATGCGAGTGCTTAGCCATTCTAATGTCCTCAGCAGTTCCCTCTAGAGAACATTCAG CAATAAGCTCAGGTGGAAGGAGGAGCATGCTGAAGCTAGCACAACGCATGACGAACAATTTCTGTGCTGGAGTTTGTGCCTCCACGGTGCACAAGTGGAACAAGCTGAACGCGGGGAACGTGGGGGAGGACGTGAGGGTGATGACAAGGAAGAGCGTGGACGACCCCGGCGAGCCGCCGGGTATTGTTCTCAGCGCAGCCACCTCAGTGTGGCTGCCGGTGTCGCCCCAAAGACTTTTCGACTTCCTGCGCGACGAGCGGCTCCGGAGTGAGTGGGACATCCTCTCGAACGGTGGACCCATGCAAGAGATGGCTCACATTGCCAAGGGACAAGACCATGCTAACTGTGTCTCCCTCCTCAGAGCCAGt GCTATGAATGCGAACCAGAGCAGCATGTTGATTTTGCAGGAGACGTGCACCGACGCGTCGGGGTCGCTTGTGGTGTACGCGCCGGTGGACATTCCCGCAATGCACGTGGTGATGAACGGCGGCGACTCTGCCTACGTGGCGCTTCTCCCGTCGGGGTTCGCCATCGTCCCGGATGGATCCGCGGCTGGCGGAGAGCAACACGGGGGCGCGTCGCAAAAGAGGACGGGTGGATGTCTTCTGACGGTGGCGTTCCAGATTCTCGTGAACAGCCTCCCGACGGCGAAGCTGACGGTGGAGTCGGTGGAGACCGTGAACAACCTCATCTCGTGCACAGTGCAGAAGATAAAAGCAGCGCTTCACAGCGAGAGTTGA